A region from the Melanotaenia boesemani isolate fMelBoe1 chromosome 11, fMelBoe1.pri, whole genome shotgun sequence genome encodes:
- the LOC121649587 gene encoding ubiquinol-cytochrome-c reductase complex assembly factor 3: MSGLRTMVASMVAVGALGVGYVMWSVISPSEERRREMLKNLPESNPMRMEETRQRNAMLMQVLKEAAETSDNLARGYGGPAK; encoded by the exons ATGAGCGGCTTGCGGACGATGGTGGCCTCCATGGTGGCGGTCGGAGCCCTGGGGGTCGGCTACGTGATGTGGTCGGTGATCTCTCCGAGCGAAGAGAGGCGGAGAGAGATGTTGAAG AACCTTCCTGAGTCTAACCCGATGAGGATGGAAGAGACGAGGCAGAGGAACGCGATGCTGATGCAGGTCCTGAAGGAGGCGGCGGAAACCAGCGACAACCTGGCGAGAGGCTACGGTGGACCTGCCAAGTAG